A single Sulfurimonas aquatica DNA region contains:
- a CDS encoding cation:proton antiporter, with protein sequence MHSNGLIILLFVVISLLIGSLIKIIMKRSPIPYTIMLLLVGIALGGANEAGLLNEYSNIGTMFYEISHIEPHLILFLFLPTLIFESAYTMESHLFFRTLPQIALLAIVGLIISMLLSALSIHYLLSWGLGVSLLFGALISATDPVAVVALLKEKSSRKRLETLIEGESLLNDGTAIVFFSLFYGFALGQTTEVSAFSLVVEFIWVVCAGLLTGLGIGWITLWIMGKILNQPLIEITLSIVAAYVSYFIAESLHVSGVVALVSLALMFSTIGKTRISPENSHFLHQFWEMMTYIANTLIFLIVGIIIISYATFDSLELWITLALLYILLTLIRAISVFSLMPILSRIGTGITKSKASVVVWGGLRGAVSLSLALSIAQDVNIQAELREQILFLTAGIVFLTMLINGSTMEWLLHLLKLDRLPSAKEASVLKAQSEIDKRMREYLRTLIHNPFFDKVQLTTLVNRVEEESFEKEFSEKLTNKEQEVAFMRRLLEIERSDYWRQYEEGYIGRQAAATLSRSVESALDNDPLIAPRVYLNASLSVPTPPKWIHSLPLMGSSMKEWLISRLSLNYDIARGFVEAQDEMLKHIDTLKPNEKSAKHARELIEQNRSKALAFTRVVCKEHPELITILQKNSAQRLLINHERSLVWEMEHDGVLEIAEAQHLIENVDEELLNMRKNS encoded by the coding sequence ATGCACAGTAACGGTCTCATCATACTACTCTTTGTCGTCATCTCGCTTCTGATAGGCTCGCTCATAAAAATCATTATGAAGCGGAGTCCCATTCCTTACACTATTATGCTTCTGCTTGTTGGTATAGCCTTAGGTGGAGCGAATGAAGCTGGTCTATTGAATGAATACTCTAATATTGGCACTATGTTTTATGAAATTTCTCACATTGAGCCCCATCTAATTCTTTTTCTTTTTTTACCTACACTTATATTTGAATCCGCCTATACCATGGAGTCGCATCTATTTTTTAGGACTCTTCCTCAAATCGCCCTTTTAGCCATAGTGGGGCTCATCATATCTATGCTTTTATCTGCACTGAGCATTCACTATCTACTCTCCTGGGGTCTTGGTGTTTCGCTACTCTTTGGAGCACTTATAAGCGCAACTGACCCTGTTGCAGTTGTAGCACTTCTAAAAGAGAAGAGTTCTCGTAAACGCCTCGAGACTCTCATAGAGGGGGAATCTCTACTTAATGATGGAACCGCCATAGTCTTTTTCTCTCTTTTTTATGGATTTGCCCTTGGTCAAACAACCGAGGTCAGTGCCTTTAGTCTTGTTGTAGAGTTTATCTGGGTCGTCTGCGCTGGACTTCTTACCGGCTTAGGCATAGGATGGATAACTCTTTGGATAATGGGAAAAATACTCAATCAACCTCTCATAGAGATAACGCTCTCAATCGTAGCGGCTTATGTCTCCTACTTCATTGCCGAATCTTTACATGTCTCAGGAGTTGTAGCCCTTGTCTCACTGGCATTGATGTTCTCTACCATTGGAAAAACGCGAATATCTCCTGAAAACTCTCACTTCTTACATCAGTTTTGGGAGATGATGACCTATATTGCAAACACGCTTATCTTCTTGATAGTTGGAATTATCATCATCAGCTATGCAACCTTTGACTCTTTAGAGCTTTGGATTACACTTGCTCTGCTTTATATATTGCTTACCCTCATACGGGCTATTTCAGTTTTTTCTTTGATGCCTATACTCTCTCGCATTGGCACAGGCATAACAAAGAGCAAGGCTTCTGTTGTTGTTTGGGGAGGACTTCGTGGTGCTGTCTCACTCTCACTTGCTCTATCTATCGCTCAAGACGTAAATATCCAAGCGGAGCTTAGAGAGCAGATTCTATTTTTAACTGCTGGCATAGTTTTTTTGACTATGCTTATAAATGGCTCGACTATGGAGTGGTTACTTCATCTACTAAAACTAGACCGTCTCCCCTCGGCAAAGGAGGCTTCCGTCTTAAAAGCACAGAGTGAGATAGACAAGAGAATGAGGGAGTATTTAAGAACACTCATCCATAATCCTTTTTTTGATAAAGTCCAACTCACTACACTCGTAAATAGAGTTGAAGAGGAGAGTTTTGAAAAAGAGTTCAGTGAAAAACTAACCAACAAAGAGCAAGAGGTAGCGTTTATGCGTCGACTTTTGGAGATAGAAAGAAGTGACTACTGGAGACAGTATGAAGAGGGCTACATCGGTCGCCAAGCTGCAGCTACTCTCTCTAGGTCTGTTGAATCAGCACTAGACAATGACCCACTCATAGCACCAAGAGTTTACTTAAACGCAAGCCTTAGTGTTCCCACTCCTCCAAAATGGATACACTCTCTACCTCTTATGGGTAGCTCCATGAAAGAGTGGCTCATATCGAGGCTCTCTTTAAACTATGACATTGCTAGAGGTTTTGTTGAGGCACAAGATGAGATGCTCAAACATATTGACACACTTAAGCCAAATGAGAAAAGTGCCAAACATGCGAGAGAACTTATAGAGCAAAACCGTTCAAAAGCCTTGGCATTTACAAGAGTTGTCTGTAAAGAGCATCCTGAACTCATTACTATTTTACAAAAAAACTCAGCACAGCGTCTGCTTATAAACCATGAGCGTTCTCTAGTTTGGGAGATGGAGCATGATGGTGTTTTAGAGATAGCCGAAGCGCAACATCTTATTGAAAATGTTGATGAAGAACTACTCAATATGAGAAAAAACAGCTAA
- a CDS encoding cation diffusion facilitator family transporter — translation MSADHHHHDVSGKNLFITIILNVIITLAQVVGGVLSGSLALLSDALHNFSDVIALVVAYGANRLAAKPSDTDKTFGYKRAEILATLFNASVLIGIGIFLIFESFHKFYNPEVVDSIWVIALGILSIILNAISVLLVKDDAHENMNIRAAYLHLLTDVMTSVAVVVGGVLMYYYQLYWVDPIVSLIIATYLIWASVGLVKDSSAILMQFTPKDVDLEEILGLILQQEEINNAHHLHLWQLDEHRIHLEAHLDFNNNLSLEESQKIIDILEDRLSNSFGITHTTFQCEYNRCQTTEIIKQ, via the coding sequence ATGTCGGCAGATCATCACCATCATGATGTAAGTGGAAAAAATCTTTTTATAACCATCATCCTCAATGTTATTATCACCCTTGCACAAGTAGTTGGGGGAGTGCTTTCTGGCTCATTAGCACTACTGAGTGATGCACTTCATAACTTTAGTGATGTTATAGCGTTAGTAGTTGCTTATGGCGCAAATCGTCTGGCTGCAAAACCAAGCGATACCGATAAAACTTTTGGGTACAAACGTGCTGAGATTCTCGCAACTCTTTTTAATGCCTCCGTTCTTATAGGTATAGGTATTTTTCTTATTTTTGAGTCATTTCACAAGTTTTACAACCCTGAGGTTGTTGATTCTATCTGGGTTATTGCACTTGGTATTTTGAGTATTATTTTAAATGCCATTAGCGTTCTTTTAGTTAAAGATGATGCCCATGAAAACATGAATATCAGAGCAGCCTATCTTCATCTTCTCACTGATGTTATGACCTCTGTAGCGGTAGTTGTTGGCGGAGTACTAATGTACTACTATCAACTCTACTGGGTTGACCCTATCGTCTCACTCATCATCGCAACTTACCTCATCTGGGCTTCAGTGGGTTTAGTTAAAGACTCTAGCGCCATTTTGATGCAGTTTACTCCAAAAGATGTAGATTTAGAAGAGATACTTGGTCTCATACTTCAGCAAGAGGAGATAAACAATGCCCATCATCTTCACCTATGGCAACTAGATGAGCATAGAATCCATCTTGAAGCACATCTTGATTTTAATAACAACCTATCACTTGAGGAGTCTCAAAAAATCATAGATATACTTGAAGATAGGCTCTCTAACTCTTTTGGTATAACACACACTACTTTTCAATGTGAATATAATAGATGCCAAACAACTGAAATAATTAAACAATAA
- a CDS encoding putative urea ABC transporter substrate-binding protein, which translates to MKSFFTSTSKLLVATALVSTLGSSLLMAEVKDKFQVSWTIYVGFMPWDYAQQKGIVDKWAKKYDIEIDLVQVNDYIESINQYTAGKFDGCLMTNMDALTIPAASGVDSTALIMGDFSNGNDGIVLKGTNKLSDIKGQNVNLVELSVSHYLLARGLETVGLSEKDITVVNTSDADMVAAYTSSEVTALTPWNPQLSEIMSMKDANLVFDSSAIPGEIIDMLVVNTDTLKDNPKFAKALTGAWFEVMALMKKGDKEALTFMAEASGTDLAGFKGQLNSTKMFYDASEAVEFSLSNELPNTMKKVSEFSFDHGILGEGAPNAEFIGMEFPNGKTFGDTKNIKLRFIDTYVKMSADGKL; encoded by the coding sequence ATGAAATCTTTTTTTACATCAACATCAAAATTATTAGTTGCCACAGCTTTAGTTAGCACACTTGGCTCATCATTACTTATGGCTGAGGTCAAAGACAAATTTCAAGTATCATGGACGATTTATGTAGGTTTTATGCCTTGGGATTATGCTCAGCAAAAAGGAATCGTAGATAAATGGGCTAAAAAATATGACATAGAAATAGATTTAGTTCAAGTTAACGACTATATAGAATCAATCAATCAGTATACTGCCGGTAAATTTGATGGTTGTTTAATGACAAATATGGATGCACTAACTATCCCTGCTGCAAGTGGTGTTGACTCTACTGCACTAATTATGGGTGATTTTTCAAATGGAAATGACGGTATTGTTCTTAAAGGTACAAATAAACTTTCTGATATAAAAGGTCAAAATGTAAACCTTGTTGAGCTTTCAGTTTCTCATTATCTTCTTGCTCGTGGTTTAGAGACTGTTGGTCTTAGCGAAAAAGATATTACTGTTGTAAATACATCAGATGCAGATATGGTTGCTGCTTATACATCAAGTGAAGTAACAGCATTAACACCATGGAATCCTCAACTCAGTGAAATTATGTCAATGAAAGATGCAAACCTAGTATTTGATTCAAGTGCAATCCCTGGTGAAATCATCGATATGCTTGTTGTAAATACAGATACATTAAAAGATAACCCCAAGTTTGCAAAAGCTTTAACTGGTGCATGGTTTGAAGTTATGGCACTAATGAAAAAAGGTGACAAGGAAGCTTTAACATTTATGGCAGAAGCATCTGGTACTGATCTTGCAGGCTTTAAAGGTCAACTTAATTCTACAAAGATGTTTTATGACGCAAGTGAAGCAGTTGAATTTTCTCTAAGTAATGAACTCCCAAACACAATGAAGAAAGTGAGTGAATTCTCATTTGATCACGGTATTTTAGGTGAAGGTGCTCCAAATGCAGAGTTTATTGGTATGGAATTTCCAAATGGAAAAACTTTTGGAGATACAAAAAATATCAAACTCCGTTTCATTGATACTTATGTGAAAATGTCTGCTGATGGGAAATTATAA
- a CDS encoding ABC transporter permease, producing the protein MKRLMNLRPSKATKFFLGLLPFLIVGIFYIIASDIRLMENPHDKLLPSLTSFSKAIDRMALTPSKRTGEILFINDTSASLQRLGLGILISAILAMLIGIPLGFIPFVRAGFSPFVAAFSMIPPIAVLPILFIVFGMGELAKVALIVIGVTPLIVRDLQQRVSEIPAEQIIKAQTLGGSTWTIVVRVILPQIMPRLLDSVRLTLGTAWIFLISAEAIAATEGLGYRIFLVRRYMSMDVILPYVAWITILAFLFDYFLKKITYKLFPWYSGAKENT; encoded by the coding sequence ATGAAACGATTAATGAACTTACGCCCGTCAAAAGCGACAAAATTCTTTTTAGGACTTCTACCATTTTTGATAGTGGGTATTTTCTATATCATTGCATCAGATATACGTCTAATGGAAAATCCACATGACAAGTTATTGCCATCCCTTACTAGTTTCTCAAAAGCTATCGATAGAATGGCTCTAACACCAAGTAAACGAACAGGTGAAATTTTATTTATAAATGATACTTCTGCTTCACTTCAACGTCTTGGACTAGGTATTCTCATAAGTGCTATATTGGCAATGCTTATAGGAATTCCATTAGGATTTATTCCCTTTGTAAGAGCTGGTTTTTCACCTTTTGTGGCCGCTTTTTCAATGATTCCTCCTATCGCGGTACTTCCTATACTTTTTATAGTCTTTGGAATGGGAGAACTCGCAAAAGTAGCTCTGATTGTTATTGGTGTTACACCTTTAATAGTTCGAGACCTTCAGCAACGTGTATCTGAGATACCCGCTGAACAGATTATTAAAGCACAAACTTTAGGGGGTTCTACTTGGACTATTGTAGTTCGAGTAATACTGCCACAAATTATGCCAAGATTACTTGACTCAGTACGTCTAACACTAGGTACAGCTTGGATATTTTTGATATCTGCAGAAGCAATTGCTGCAACCGAAGGTTTAGGATATAGAATATTTTTAGTACGTCGCTATATGTCTATGGATGTCATTTTACCTTATGTAGCATGGATAACTATCTTAGCATTTTTGTTTGACTATTTCTTAAAGAAAATTACTTACAAACTTTTCCCTTGGTATAGTGGTGCAAAGGAAAATACATGA
- a CDS encoding ABC transporter ATP-binding protein, whose product MSLITIKNLWKEYGDNVVLEKISLNIQEGEFCTLVGPSGCGKTTFLKMLLGQETPTRGTFLLEGKPFPQEPSLERGIVFQRYSVFENLTVLGNVLLSIELKESKFFGHLFGLKRQKAKEAAIKMLNAVGLAESLHKYPTELSGGMQQRLSIAQSLVNKPKILLLDEPFGALDPGIRADMHALILDLWKKHNLTVVMVTHDLHESFYLGSRLLVFDKVRNDSQAPNRFGAQITYDIPVGSEGMIMTKINKSLKEGNK is encoded by the coding sequence ATGAGTTTAATTACTATTAAAAACCTTTGGAAAGAGTATGGAGATAATGTTGTTTTAGAAAAAATCTCTCTTAACATTCAAGAGGGAGAGTTTTGTACACTTGTTGGACCTTCAGGCTGTGGAAAAACAACTTTTTTGAAGATGCTACTAGGACAAGAGACACCAACAAGAGGAACTTTTCTACTTGAGGGTAAGCCTTTTCCGCAAGAGCCAAGTTTAGAAAGAGGAATTGTATTTCAACGTTACTCTGTATTTGAAAACTTAACAGTACTTGGAAATGTTCTGCTCTCTATCGAGCTTAAAGAGTCGAAGTTTTTTGGACATCTTTTTGGATTAAAACGCCAAAAAGCGAAAGAGGCTGCAATAAAGATGCTTAATGCTGTTGGACTCGCAGAGTCTCTGCATAAGTATCCTACTGAACTCTCCGGTGGTATGCAACAGCGTTTATCAATTGCACAATCTTTAGTAAATAAACCAAAGATATTATTACTAGATGAGCCGTTTGGAGCTCTTGACCCTGGTATACGTGCTGATATGCATGCACTTATATTAGATTTATGGAAGAAACACAACTTAACTGTTGTTATGGTTACACATGATTTACATGAGAGTTTTTACCTTGGAAGTCGTCTTCTAGTATTTGACAAGGTGAGAAATGACTCACAAGCACCTAACAGATTTGGAGCACAAATTACTTATGACATTCCTGTTGGTAGTGAAGGAATGATAATGACAAAAATTAATAAATCTCTAAAAGAAGGAAACAAATGA
- a CDS encoding urea amidolyase associated protein UAAP1 produces MIIEHTKIKPENILLEETLPGGARWSKIIRRGDKIRISSKDGLASLSAMFYNADNKAERFNSADTVKVQHNAFFTKGQSLYSELGRILFSITDDTTGGLFDAITGISNPRILKENFGNGTYEDLRNRYHKSDRENFLVELGKYGMGKRDMVQAINFFRRVDVVDGNKLELSSKRAEPESYIDLRAEMNVLLVLSNTPHVMEKGDYNPSDVQLTLYKGSPVTEDDLCRHFSPQSQRAFINNDRYFA; encoded by the coding sequence ATGATAATAGAACATACAAAAATTAAACCTGAAAATATACTCTTAGAAGAGACACTTCCTGGTGGTGCTAGGTGGTCAAAAATAATTCGTCGTGGCGATAAAATACGTATTAGCAGTAAAGATGGTTTGGCATCTCTTTCAGCAATGTTTTACAATGCAGATAATAAGGCAGAACGATTTAACTCTGCAGATACTGTAAAAGTACAACATAATGCTTTTTTCACTAAAGGACAATCTCTATACTCAGAACTAGGTCGTATACTTTTTTCTATAACTGATGACACTACGGGTGGTCTTTTTGATGCAATTACTGGAATCAGCAATCCACGTATTTTAAAAGAGAATTTTGGTAATGGTACTTATGAAGATTTACGAAATCGTTACCATAAAAGTGATCGTGAAAACTTTTTAGTTGAACTTGGAAAGTATGGAATGGGTAAACGCGATATGGTTCAAGCGATTAACTTTTTTAGAAGAGTAGATGTCGTTGATGGAAATAAACTAGAACTTTCTTCTAAACGTGCTGAACCAGAGAGTTATATTGACTTACGTGCTGAAATGAACGTACTACTTGTGCTATCAAATACGCCTCATGTTATGGAAAAAGGTGACTACAATCCTAGTGATGTTCAACTTACACTTTATAAAGGGTCCCCCGTAACAGAAGATGACCTTTGTAGACATTTCAGTCCACAATCACAGCGTGCATTTATAAATAATGACCGCTACTTTGCCTAA